One genomic window of Pecten maximus chromosome 3, xPecMax1.1, whole genome shotgun sequence includes the following:
- the LOC117323748 gene encoding uncharacterized protein LOC117323748, translating into MVADKENSEVRNSHFNKPKNNTRISSSKKRRARDRNHVLKVITIPGYQHRDHSVLTEKSKSETDVTTVDVSSNSDDRSNVVVNNDSGRTIENKAERKQLKIQVDLRLELCQETHVSVATDNETDTSENERDQLTSDNKRDTESSNSCNKKSIIRKDSSLDVITEEKETGNSQNVVKKESLRREITFDELVLDDSEILRTSTPTGNSFAQSRIRPKTCSSVSKRKESFRSFARPKSSLTPRTPKRSDDSHFRNCNSRSSLSRSDRPSTANTSMSNSPRRSIETRRSFKITKEDLEHSLPKKSFFNCHDKVLKDAGFEVEEVSPAGAKKRQFMQLLQQRNKDRIERDKARKMPPPKVLGLLDLYELECSTDENSTSVVSFEDQQSKNTSSKNKKNSKSTSKKKGEDEEDIRVDYQLLLIYLKYIKANPEEFLQYHERQAASVNLIHVRHGDSLVKLGSIFQRGRHGISTESILVKAVHDIRPRFTDPGQWASANKEKELLALTSTKKENSIPTKQEPTKKEATNNQEEPKTEYERIKLKLDGWLKTVTTAQLNKAKELALRELGQEDVSLSRWWISLKSCNYIRQRTHKT; encoded by the coding sequence ATGGTTGCGGACAAAGAAAATTCAGAGGTTAGAAACAGTCATTTCAATAAGCCTAAGAACAACACACGTATATCAAGTAGTAAGAAAAGGAGAGCGAGAGACAGAAATCATGTTCTTAAGGTCATTACAATACCGGGATACCAACACAGAGATCACAGTGTGCTTACGGAGAAGTCGAAGTCTGAGACAGACGTAACTACTGTAGATGTTTCGTCCAATTCTGATGATAGAAGCAATGTGGTTGTAAACAATGATAGTGGAAGAACTATTGAAAACAAAGCAGAAAGGAAACAGTTGAAAATTCAAGTTGATTTGAGGTTAGAGCTTTGTCAGGAAACACACGTTTCGGTTGCAACTGACAACGAAACCGACACAAGTGAAAATGAACGAGACCAATTGACAAGCGATAACAAAAGAGACACAGAGTCCTCCAACTCATGTAACAAGAAATCGATTATTCGAAAAGATTCATCGTTAGATGTGATAACGGAAGAGAAGGAAACAGGTAACAGTCAAAATGTCGTCAAGAAAGAATCTCTCCGACGGGAAATAACGTTTGACGAGCTAGTGTTAGATGATAGCGAAATACTTAGAACAAGTACTCCAACTGGAAATTCTTTTGCACAGTCTCGCATAAGACCAAAGACTTGTTCGTCAGTTTCCAAACGTAAAGAATCATTTCGATCCTTCGCTAGACCGAAATCTTCCCTCACTCCAAGGACTCCTAAACGATCTGACGACAGTCATTTCCGTAACTGTAACAGTCGTTCATCTCTATCGCGTTCTGACCGTCCATCAACAGCAAATACAAGTATGTCGAATTCTCCCCGAAGGAGTATTGAAACGAGGAGATCCTTCAAGATAACAAAGGAAGATCTAGAACATTCTCTTCCTAAGAAAAGTTTCTTTAACTGTCATGATAAAGTTCTAAAGGATGCCGGGTTTGAGGTGGAAGAGGTCTCACCAGCTGGTGCAAAAAAGCGACAATTTATGCAGCTTTTACAGCAAAGAAATAAAGATCGAATAGAAAGAGACAAAGCTAGAAAAATGCCTCCTCCCAAGGTGCTTGGATTGCTAGATCTGTATGAACTGGAATGTAGCACAGATGAAAATTCTACATCTGTAGTTAGTTTTGAGGATCAACAATCGAAAAACACGAGTagcaaaaacaagaaaaattcTAAATCTACATCTAAGAAAAAGGGTGAGGACGAGGAAGATATTCGTGTGGATTATCAACtattgttgatatatcttaaaTACATAAAAGCGAACCCCGAGGAATTTCTTCAGTATCACGAAAGACAGGCGGCTTCAGTGAACCTGATACACGTTCGACATGGAGATTCGCTTGTGAAATTAGGGAGTATATTCCAGCGTGGCCGACACGGAATATCCACAGAGAGCATCCTTGTGAAAGCTGTGCATGACATTCGGCCGCGGTTCACAGATCCGGGACAGTGGGCCTCTGCTAACAAGGAGAAAGAACTGTTAGCTCTTACCTCTACCAAAAAGGAAAACAGTATTCCTACAAAGCAGGAACCAACAAAGAAGGAAGCTACCAATAATCAAGAAGAGCCAAAAACAGAATATGAGAGGATAAAATTAAAACTAGATGGATGGCTAAAAACAGTGACAACAGCACAACTGAATAAGGCAAAGGAGTTAGCTCTTAGAGAGCTAGGGCAAGAGGATGTATCCCTTTCTAGATGGTGGATTTCGCTAAagtcatgtaattatattagGCAAAGAACTCATAAAACTTAA
- the LOC117323749 gene encoding uncharacterized protein LOC117323749, with the protein MSLIPEIGHLYHDFSISNAYTSLDAREQLRTRQINAREDKQLGKYTEVIDKAKVICKRRREWEEDSLRRQLRVLQTKTPSIQRGLRQETERLRRYESSMMSRNSTSGLRIQSRMTSVSEKATLYSHQWPSHTMMSMPHSSRSRQGGESRRTFTSSTDSSSGSTARSDHNTENQVNFMKRAERVTKELHKLYRRHKERKSSNQQLIDILRVNNKELLMKARIFFKDEESTAVLESLLSGEQSEQKNVKFQRDAALFSEEENENNHMLIADSSDHGLIPAVGKDSFKDHSVIRQDNSDTESGPVSSTIANASDNESHAMQGRTKWTEIFKTPELWKMYVNDRNTRNKKQDAVSSLVTITARYRRTMVR; encoded by the coding sequence atgagTTTGATTCCCGAAATAGGACATCTGTATCACGACTTTAGCATTTCGAACGCTTACACTTCCCTTGATGCACGTGAACAACTTCGAACTCGCCAGATCAATGCACGTGAGGATAAACAGCTTGGAAAGTATACGGAGGTCATAGACAAAGCTAAGGTCATATGCAAAAGGAGGCGAGAATGGGAGGAGGATTCTTTGCGAAGGCAGCTGCGAGTTCTTCAGACGAAAACTCCTTCAATACAAAGGGGTTTAAGACAAGAGACCGAGCGACTCAGACGATACGAATCGTCCATGATGTCGCGCAATAGTACATCAGGGCTGAGAATACAATCACGGATGACCAGCGTTTCGGAAAAAGCAACGTTGTATAGCCATCAATGGCCATCACATACCATGATGTCAATGCCACATTCGTCCAGAAGTCGTCAAGGAGGCGAATCACGCAGGACATTCACAAGTAGTACGGATTCTAGTTCCGGTAGTACAGCCCGCTCCGACCACAACACCGAGAATCAGGTTAATTTCATGAAGCGAGCAGAACGCGTAACAAAGGAACTTCACAAACTCTACAGGCGGCACAAAGAACGGAAATCGTCAAATCAACAACTGATAGACATTCTTAGAGTAAACAATAAGGAACTTTTAATGAAGGCTAGAATATTCTTTAAAGACGAAGAGTCTACTGCCGTACTGGAATCCCTTCTTTCAGGCGAGCAATCTGAACagaaaaatgttaaatttcaGAGGGACGCCGCGCTGTTTTCTGAggaagaaaatgaaaacaatcatATGTTAATAGCAGACAGTTCTGACCATGGTCTGATACCGGCCGTAGGAAAGGATTCATTTAAGGATCATTCTGTGATACGGCAAGATAACTCGGACACTGAGTCCGGTCCTGTGTCATCGACCATCGCCAACGCGTCTGATAATGAATCTCATGCCATGCAGGGTCGGACGAAATGGACTGAAATATTCAAAACGCCAGAACTCTGGAAAATGTATGTGAATGATAGAAATACAAGAAATAAGAAGCAGGATGCCGTGTCATCACTTGTCACGATCACTGCTAGATACAGAAGGACCATGGTCAGATGA
- the LOC117323747 gene encoding uncharacterized protein LOC117323747 — MGLELSHLDMVYTSETESLLGPQNTKYRHRKRSIIVITLITIVVLIGITTGLAYGYIYWKKNIKNDKKVHLKHVLPSSFGVMFKIQTENSSDSVNGNVKEIKWENEPKTIRYHQKTEQMISNESILTDVIIINNKAAVSYKLGNQTCWMDPGDLNVFKWFSILRLIMDSIQSHYTEERCPGRMWTVPYDEQSVYICITRQQIAYIRYDDKVAKSQEWLVPSRSSIKMPKDTPKCESMNLEMPSLRMTQQTYEQNTSDSIRKKSEDIQNIGIVYEPRGQSDVFTRSTRPDCLFVHGVGVSTPKTGFKSVTSLDYWGHIERNTPQCSSHRFIQFNTVDNGWDSTLLHQMFCEFATGSNLGGSISNKIIFSHSMGNNIIAAALHRKVCTFDKQSSEWFSVSAPWRGSKVADKLQNLCAGHFGPSHHISHNILRLILGHTKFCTKAGKMSPAYKTLQPAYKSTTGVSFDDLISVASLYVNGALCGTSPWGMGLNIAFSGALDFVQGFSHLETPDDGVVALSSCDVLGRKFQKSWKDKFYMASVNHLESSTSYGCPTPLCSWYKHL, encoded by the exons ATGGGTTTAG AACTATCACACCTCGATATGGTGTACACATCAGAAACCGAAAGCCTTTTAGGGCcacaaaacacaaaatacagaCACCGGAAGCGGAGCATCATCGTGATAACCTTGATTACGATTGTAGTGCTGATTGGAATTACTACTGGATTAGCTTACGGCTACATCTATTGGAAAAAGAACATAAAAAATGACAAGAAAGTTCATTTAAAACACGTTTTACCGAGTTCTTTTGGCGTTATGTTCAAAATTCAGACTGAAAATTCCTCTGATTCTGTGAACGGAAATGTCAAAGAGATCAAGTGGGAAAATGAGCCAAAAACGATCAGATACCATCAGAAAACAGAGCAAATGATTTCCAACGAAAGTATCTTAACGGACGTCATCATAATTAACAACAAAGCCGCAGTTTCGTATAAGCTTGGAAATCAGACTTGCTGGATGGACCCAGGGGATTTAAATGTCTTCAAATGGTTTTCAATTTTACGACTTATCATGGATTCTATTCAGTCTCATTACACCGAAGAACGTTGTCCTGGACGTATGTGGACAGTACCATACGATGAGCAGAGCGTGTATATCTGTATCACCCGCCAGCAAATAGCGTACATCAGGTATGACGACAAAGTCGCAAAATCGCAAGAGTGGCTGGTCCCATCAAGATCGTCCATCAAGATGCCCAAAGACACACCTAAATGTGAGTCGATGAACCTTGAAATGCCTTCACTACGCATGACTCAACAAACTTATGAACAAAACACTTCTGATTCCATCCGAAAGAAATCGGAGGATATACAAAACATAGGAATAGTTTATGAACCTCGGGGACAATCAGACGTATTTACAAGAAGCACAAGGCCAGACTGTTTGTTTGTGCACGGGGTAGGTGTGTCGACACCAAAGACAGGATTCAAAAGTGTCACTAGCCTTGATTACTGGGGTCACATTGAGAGAAACACCCCACAATGTTCATCACACAGGTTTATTCAGTTCAACACAGTCGACAATGGTTGGGACTCTACATTACTGCACCAGATGTTTTGTGAGTTTGCCACAGGCTCCAACTTGGGGGGAAGCATTTCCAACAAGATCATATTTTCACATTCCATGGGAAACAACATCATCGCGGCCGCGCTCCACCGCAAGGTTTGTACTTTCGATAAACAATCAAGTGAATGGTTCTCCGTGTCTGCGCCTTGGCGTGGAAGCAAGGTGGCAGACAAACTCCAAAACCTTTGTGCTGGTCACTTTGGTCCGAGCCACCACATATCCCATAATATATTGAGATTGATATTAGGACACACAAAGTTCTGCACAAAGGCCGGGAAAATGTCGCCAGCTTATAAAACACTGCAACCTGCATACAAGTCCACGACAGGCGTCTCCTTTGACGATCTGATATCTGTGGCTAGTCTCTATGTTAACGGGGCACTGTGTGGTACGTCTCCATGGGGTATGGGTCTAAACATCGCCTTCAGTGGGGCTTTGGATTTCGTCCAGGGTTTCTCACATCTTGAGACGCCTGATGACGGCGTCGTGGCACTAAGCAGCTGTGATGTCCTTGGCAGAAAATTCCAAAAATCATGGAAGGACAAATTTTACATGGCATCTGTTAACCATCTTGAGAGTTCGACTTCATATGGCTGTCCTACGCCTCTCTGTTCATGGTATAAACACTTATAG
- the LOC117323746 gene encoding uncharacterized protein LOC117323746 — MADQERTRLLKTHTRRPPRRPYCKVALAVVLLAALVFIFIRVHIAYVTSATDTFSATSQTAQHIFSHFFQAQLKLSKQLQDGTEGTHIMIDFEWNSNAKTITYQETHTSISDSSSHDKMISRFIYANNSAVYGLIYGTDEEWFCRNDTESVEWLTVIKIILQKQAVLFTGRQANDSTCTGSEFYTTEGHIVLCIQGSRLVYIDHGGTRAMVTKWNSRSSDVIKLPQKLEQCNFMDPNIPHLQEGIVSTDDYITKSENTLLKTKRRKHCLFIHGAGERPPTDSYKDMGALPIYWGSFIEHYTPQCLTRRFMWYNSIDRGWDDTKTHEWFCEFAIGNSSRPISNTMLFTHSMGNLVVAAAFHRRICKFDHRTSIWYSIQAPWRGSKVSDELQTLCSKKNFGTKITYIVLRELHYCEPNSNHPSHAYVTMNTSYISPTGVSYNDLIRTAKRHISGAVCGTSAFGMDMSFSMSARLHLVSAYTQLSLPNDGLVAFESCNIKGEFDDRPTSHFYRGRFNHAEGTCRFGERKTFANPRQHPCRWYCK; from the coding sequence ATGGCGGACCAGGAAAGAACAAGACTTCTGAAGACACACACGAGACGCCCCCCTCGACGACCATACTGTAAAGTGGCTCTGGCTGTTGTGTTGCTCGCAGCGCTAGTATTTATATTCATCCGTGTCCATATTGCGTACGTCACATCCGCTACCGATACTTTCTCTGCTACAAGCCAAACTGCGCAACACATATTTTCACATTTCTTCCAAGCGCAGTTGAAGTTATCAAAACAGTTACAGGATGGAACAGAAGGTACACATATAATGATCGATTTTGAATGGAACTCGAATGCTAAAACTATTACATATCAAGAAACTCATACAAGTATTTCCGATTCATCTTCACACGATAAGATGATTAGCAGGTTTATATACGCCAACAATTCGGCAGTATATGGTCTGATTTATGGTACGGATGAGGAATGGTTTTGTCGAAACGACACAGAATCAGTCGAATGGCTAACGGTTATTAAAATCATTCTCCAGAAACAGGCCGTATTATTTACTGGAAGACAAGCAAACGATTCTACCTGTACAGGAAGCGAATTTTATACAACAGAAGGACATATAGTATTGTGTATCCAAGGATCGCGATTGGTTTATATTGACCACGGCGGAACACGCGCCATGGTAACGAAATGGAACTCGCGTTCGTCTGACGTTATCAAACTACCTCAAAAGTTAGAACAATGCAATTTTATGGACCCGAATATACCACATCTACAAGAAGGTATCGTTTCAACTGACGATTATATCACAAAATCAGAAAATACACTCCTGAAGACAAAACGaaggaaacattgtttattcattCACGGAGCAGGAGAGCGACCGCCAACAGACAGCTATAAAGACATGGGAGCTTTACCGATCTATTGGGGGAGCTTCATTGAACATTACACTCCCCAATGCCTTACACGCAGATTTATGTGGTATAATAGTATTGACCGTGGTTGGGACGATACAAAAACGCATGAATGGTTTTGTGAATTTGCGATCGGCAATTCGAGTCGGCCGATTTCAAACACTATGCTATTTACCCACTCTATGGGTAATTTAGTGGTTGCCGCGGCATTCCATAGACGTATCTGTAAGTTTGACCATAGAACAAGTATTTGGTACTCAATACAAGCACCTTGGAGAGGCAGTAAAGTCTCGGATGAGCTACAAACTCTTTGCTCAAAAAAGAATTTTGGAACtaaaattacatatattgtGTTAAGAGAGCTACATTATTGTGAACCAAATAGCAATCACCCGTCACATGCGTATGTGACGATGAATACTTCATACATTTCCCCTACCGGTGTATCATATAATGACCTTATACGAACGGCCAAGCGTCACATATCCGGTGCTGTGTGTGGAACGAGCGCTTTCGGAATGGACATGTCTTTCTCCATGAGTGCTCGTTTACACCTTGTGTCCGCATACACACAACTTTCACTTCCAAACGACGGACTTGTAGCATTCGAAAGTTGCAATATCAAAGGCGAGTTTGACGACAGACCAACTAGTCATTTCTACAGAGGACGGTTCAATCACGCCGAAGGAACATGCCGTTTTGGAGAACGGAAAACGTTTGCAAATCCCAGACAGCATCCGTGCCGATGGTACTGCAAATAA